From the Exiguobacterium marinum DSM 16307 genome, the window ATATCGACATGCGATCGAACATGACGACCCTCGTGTCGTCGATGTATTCGACGCAATCGAGAACGGTGTGAGTCATCAACAGATGGCAATCGTACTTGCCGTCTCAGAGGAAGAGCTTGCCGGTCTAGAACGTATTGTAGCGACGCTTCCGAAACGTCCTAGTTTATATGAAGAAACTAGTCAAATTTTTCCGGAAGTCGAGGTGCGCTATGAAGACGAAAAACTCGTCACGACGTGGCTCAGCCCTGAGCTCGATTCGACGCGAGTCGGCAATGACCGTGAGGCGAGATGGTGGATGACATCCCTTGCGATGCGGAATGAGACGTTGCGTGAGATTTGGGGCGTCATCGAATCACGTCAGACGGAATGGCTCAAGGGAAAACTCGTCCTCAACCCGTTGACCCGTCGGACGGTCGCGCACTTGATCGGAAAACATGAATCGACGGTCGGGCGTGCCATCCAAGGGAAATTCGCCAAGACTGAGAACGGGATTATGGAGTGGAGACACTTTTTTGTCCGGTCGACGAGTCATGGTCATTCACCGTTTATGATCAAACGTACGCTCGCTGAACTGATTCAACAAGAGACAGCACCACAAAGTGACCAGACGCTCGCCCATGAGCTGGCACGATACGGTTATCAAGTGACACGTCGGACGGTGACGAACTACCGGGAAGAACTAGGGTTCGGTAACTCACGGGAGCGTGAGCGGCAGTTATGGAAAGGGTGACTCAGATGAAATTGACATTATATAAACGTGAGAATTGCTCGCTTTGTGACGAGGCGGTCGTCATGCTCGAATGGCTTCAAGAAGACTATCCAATTGAAATCGAACAAATTGATATCACAGGGGACGAGGTACTCGAAGAAAAGTATCTCTTCGAAATCCCCGTTCTTATACATGAAGGAGAGGTCATCAGTCAAGGGCGATATGATGACAACAAAGTTGAAGATTTTGTTAAGTATACGCTTACATTGAAAAAAAACGTTTGAAGGGGTTGTCAGACGGAAAAGTGATTGATAAGATGAACTCGTAGCGGTGGGACGCAAATAAAAAAGTGGGACGAAAATTGTCCACACTTAAAGTCGAGGGGGTATGAGCATGATCCAGCAACTGATTCACGTTCAGAAGCAAATTGTCCCTGACCTGCTCGATACGCTCCGACATCGTTACGATATCTTACATTACGTCCGCTTGATGCAGCCAATCGGCCGCAGGACACTCGCAACGAGTTTGGGATTGACCGAACGAGTACTCAGGCGAGAGGTTGACTTTTTGAAAGATCAAGGTCTCCTTTACGTCGCTACTCAAGGAATTTCCCTCAGTGAGACGGGACGAAACGTCTTGCGAGACTTGCATGAGATTATGGGAGAGCTTCTTGGAATCTCAGAAGTGGCAAGAGAGCTTGAAGAGAAGTTAGGGGTTCGCCAAGTCGTCATCGTGCCGGGTGATTCGGATGAAACATTCTGGGTCCAACGCGATATCGGACGGGCAGCGGTCACGCAATTAAAAGCGCGGCTCGCGCCGGATGATAACGTGATCGCGGTAACAGGTGGAACGACGATGGCATCGGTTGCGGCCATGATGTCGCCCGATAAAAAAGAACGCCCGATGCACTTTGTGCCGGCACGTGGAGGTCTGGGAGAAACGCTTGAACTTCAAGCAAACACCGTCTGTTCACGCATGGCGGACCGGGCCCACGCAGACTATCATCTTCTACATATTCCGGATGAAGTATCACAAGAAACGTTCGACCGGATGGTGGAGGAACCTAGCATAAAAAATGTGCTGGAAATGATTAGAGCGGCGCAAATAGTGGTACATGGAATTGGTGAGGCAGAAACGATGGCAAAACGTCGTCACGCATCGCCGGAGCATTTGCGGATGATTGAACGGCATGATGCCGTCGCCGAGGCATTCGGATATTATTTCAATGCTGAAGGTGAAATCGTCCATCGCGTCAAGACGGTTGGGATTCAACTCGAAGAGCTGGATGACATGGATACCGTCATTGCGGTTGCTGGAGGAAAGTCGAAGGCGCAGGCGATCGCCGCTTATGCGAAACACACGTCGAACATCATCCTCGTCACAGACGAAGGTGCGGCGAAAGAATTATTAACTTGTTATTAAAGAGTTGACCCCGTTGGCTCTTCAATAAATAGCTTCTACCCTAAGGAGGAAATTAACATGGCAGTAAAAGTTGGTATTAACGGATTTGGACGTATCGGTCGTTTGGCATTCCGCGAGATCATCAAAAACGAAGGAATCGAAGTTGTTGCAATCAACGACTTGACAGACACGAAGATGCTTGCACACCTTCTCAAATATGACACGACTCAAGGTCGTTTCGATGGAGAAGTTGAAGTACACGACGATCACTTCCTCGTAAACGGAGAGAAAGTTATCACGCTCGCTAACCGTAACCCTGAAGAACTTCCATGGGGAGACCTCGGTGTAGACATCGTTCTCGAATGTACTGGATTCTTCACTTCAAAAGAAAAAGCTGAGCTTCACTTGAAAGCTGGCGCGAAGAAAGTTGTTATCTCGGCTCCTGCTACAGGTGACATGAAAACTGTTGTTTACAACACAAACCACGAAATTCTTGATGGTTCTGAAACAGTCATCTCAGGTGCTTCTTGTACAACAAACTGCTTGGCACCAATGGCTAAAGTTCTTCAAGATCAGTTCGGAATCGTTGAAGGTCTCATGACGACGATTCACGCTTACACTGGTGACCAAAACACGCTTGACGCTCCACACCCTAAAGGTGACTTCCGTCGTGCACGTGCAGCTGCAGCGAACATCGTTCCTAACACAACAGGTGCTGCTAAAGCAATCGGTCTTGTAATTCCTGAACTTCAAGGAAAACTTGACGGTGCTGCACAACGTGTACCAGTTGCTACAGGTTCACTCACTGAACTCGTAACTGTACTCGACAAGCAAGTATCTGTTGACGAAGTAAACGCAGCAATGAAAGCAGCAGCGAACGAGTCATTCGGTTACACTGAAGACCAAATCGTTTCTTCTGACGTCGTTGGTATCGCATACGGTTCACTCTTCGATGCGACTCAAACTAAAGTGATGACAGTTGGCGACAAGCAACTCGTTAAGACGGTTTCTTGGTACGACAACGAAATGTCTTACACTGCACAATTGGTTCGCACAGTTAAGCACTTCGCTAACATCGCGAAGTAAGTTCGTGAACTAAATAGAATCAAATAGGAGCGGAAACAAGAGATTGTTCTCCGCTCTATTTATGAAATAACACGCACGACATATGGAGGCGAAAGTTATGAACAAACAGTCTATTCGTGACATCGATGTAAAAGGGAAACGCGTCTTTTGCCGCGTTGACTTCAACGTTCCACTCAAAGA encodes:
- a CDS encoding RNA polymerase factor sigma-54, with amino-acid sequence MQRQEQKQVQQQQMTQDLVQRLPVLEADRLALIFRLARLARHNANIHLGSGGVEWIEDVASAFEEKLFTQIQEGNGSERDKELRRKLVLLLDHRGLLPDTNEVLAERLQVDVAQIEQARQALLFLEPTGIGARTERECQYRHAIEHDDPRVVDVFDAIENGVSHQQMAIVLAVSEEELAGLERIVATLPKRPSLYEETSQIFPEVEVRYEDEKLVTTWLSPELDSTRVGNDREARWWMTSLAMRNETLREIWGVIESRQTEWLKGKLVLNPLTRRTVAHLIGKHESTVGRAIQGKFAKTENGIMEWRHFFVRSTSHGHSPFMIKRTLAELIQQETAPQSDQTLAHELARYGYQVTRRTVTNYREELGFGNSRERERQLWKG
- a CDS encoding glutaredoxin family protein, translated to MKLTLYKRENCSLCDEAVVMLEWLQEDYPIEIEQIDITGDEVLEEKYLFEIPVLIHEGEVISQGRYDDNKVEDFVKYTLTLKKNV
- a CDS encoding sugar-binding transcriptional regulator, with product MQQLIHVQKQIVPDLLDTLRHRYDILHYVRLMQPIGRRTLATSLGLTERVLRREVDFLKDQGLLYVATQGISLSETGRNVLRDLHEIMGELLGISEVARELEEKLGVRQVVIVPGDSDETFWVQRDIGRAAVTQLKARLAPDDNVIAVTGGTTMASVAAMMSPDKKERPMHFVPARGGLGETLELQANTVCSRMADRAHADYHLLHIPDEVSQETFDRMVEEPSIKNVLEMIRAAQIVVHGIGEAETMAKRRHASPEHLRMIERHDAVAEAFGYYFNAEGEIVHRVKTVGIQLEELDDMDTVIAVAGGKSKAQAIAAYAKHTSNIILVTDEGAAKELLTCY
- the gap gene encoding type I glyceraldehyde-3-phosphate dehydrogenase; the encoded protein is MAVKVGINGFGRIGRLAFREIIKNEGIEVVAINDLTDTKMLAHLLKYDTTQGRFDGEVEVHDDHFLVNGEKVITLANRNPEELPWGDLGVDIVLECTGFFTSKEKAELHLKAGAKKVVISAPATGDMKTVVYNTNHEILDGSETVISGASCTTNCLAPMAKVLQDQFGIVEGLMTTIHAYTGDQNTLDAPHPKGDFRRARAAAANIVPNTTGAAKAIGLVIPELQGKLDGAAQRVPVATGSLTELVTVLDKQVSVDEVNAAMKAAANESFGYTEDQIVSSDVVGIAYGSLFDATQTKVMTVGDKQLVKTVSWYDNEMSYTAQLVRTVKHFANIAK